In Holophagales bacterium, one DNA window encodes the following:
- a CDS encoding response regulator: MSQKRRILVVDDEVDVRSMLEMLLVRHGYEVEVASNGMDAMVAVQAQRPDLILLDVMMRDMDGWEVLKLLQLEEGTREIPVVIISARAETRDKIRGLQEGAVDYLTKPFKIGDVLERVAILLGAPPVEPASR; encoded by the coding sequence ATGAGCCAGAAGCGCCGCATCCTGGTGGTCGACGACGAGGTCGACGTGCGCTCGATGCTCGAGATGCTCCTCGTCCGTCACGGTTACGAGGTGGAGGTGGCGAGCAACGGGATGGACGCGATGGTGGCGGTGCAGGCGCAGCGCCCCGACCTCATCCTGCTCGACGTGATGATGCGCGACATGGACGGCTGGGAGGTGCTCAAGCTCCTGCAGCTCGAGGAGGGGACGCGCGAGATCCCGGTGGTGATCATCTCGGCCCGTGCCGAGACGCGCGACAAGATCCGCGGCTTGCAGGAAGGGGCCGTCGACTACCTCACCAAGCCGTTCAAGATCGGCGACGTGCTCGAGCGCGTGGCGATCCTGCTCGGCGCGCCCCCGGTGGAGCCCGCCTCCCGGTGA
- a CDS encoding EAL domain-containing protein, with product MSESDDPRLLALRAELLKQRACLVDPTTGLPALPAVIEAVRRRIEAGHNLGLIYFDLHSEEKIEEIFGWETYDGLLRQMAEALAALAPQLLKPDDILAISAVRSDEFLVFVGSKVADGQLRHRLEGIRDRMMEELSERLRVQFDTERPRSLGIHTAALPVRCEPTVRVERTIYKVLDEVRALCRREREKKHTLRLNELRRILAVEGILVRYQPIVSLTDGTVHGFEALSSGPPGDIFESPEMLFAFAEETDQIVELERLCRATAIRGAAELGRGRKLFLNTSARGLCDPQMLSPELLDLMDGIGLPTSSLVVELTERVAITGNKELQRALERLRQRKVQFAIDDVGAGYSSLQAVAEIEPQYLKFDLSLVRDIHQSRIKQSLLESISTLAGKIDAKVIAEGVESVEEFRTLRTLGVPYGQGYLFGVPTPLPSGEGRLPG from the coding sequence GTGAGCGAGAGCGACGATCCGCGCCTGCTCGCCTTGCGGGCCGAGCTGCTCAAGCAGCGGGCCTGCCTGGTCGATCCGACCACCGGACTGCCGGCGTTGCCGGCGGTCATCGAGGCCGTGCGGCGGCGGATCGAGGCCGGGCACAACCTCGGCCTGATCTACTTCGACCTCCACAGCGAGGAGAAGATCGAGGAGATCTTCGGCTGGGAGACCTACGACGGGCTGTTGCGCCAGATGGCCGAGGCGCTGGCGGCGCTCGCGCCGCAGTTGCTCAAGCCCGACGACATCTTGGCGATCTCGGCCGTGCGCAGCGACGAGTTCCTCGTCTTCGTCGGCTCGAAGGTCGCCGACGGCCAGCTGCGGCACCGCCTCGAAGGGATCCGCGACCGGATGATGGAGGAGCTCTCGGAGCGGCTGCGGGTGCAGTTCGACACCGAGCGTCCGCGCAGCCTGGGTATCCACACCGCGGCGCTGCCGGTGCGCTGCGAGCCGACGGTGCGCGTCGAGCGGACGATCTACAAGGTGCTCGACGAGGTGCGGGCGCTCTGTCGGCGCGAACGCGAGAAGAAGCACACGCTCCGTCTCAACGAGCTGCGCCGCATCCTCGCCGTCGAAGGGATCCTCGTGCGTTACCAGCCGATCGTCAGCCTCACCGACGGCACCGTGCACGGCTTCGAGGCGCTCTCCTCCGGCCCCCCGGGGGACATCTTCGAGAGCCCGGAGATGCTCTTCGCTTTCGCCGAGGAGACCGACCAGATCGTCGAGCTCGAGCGCCTCTGCCGCGCCACGGCGATCCGCGGTGCGGCGGAGCTCGGTCGCGGGCGCAAGCTCTTCCTGAACACCTCGGCACGTGGGCTCTGCGACCCGCAGATGCTCTCGCCCGAGTTGCTCGACCTGATGGACGGGATCGGCCTGCCGACCAGCAGCTTGGTGGTCGAGCTGACCGAACGCGTCGCGATCACCGGCAACAAGGAGCTGCAACGAGCTCTCGAGCGTCTGCGCCAGCGCAAGGTGCAGTTCGCCATCGACGACGTCGGCGCCGGCTACTCGTCGCTCCAGGCGGTCGCCGAGATCGAGCCGCAGTACCTCAAGTTCGACCTCTCGCTGGTGCGCGACATCCACCAGAGCCGGATCAAGCAGTCGCTGCTCGAGAGCATCTCGACCCTCGCCGGCAAGATCGACGCCAAAGTCATCGCCGAAGGGGTCGAGAGCGTCGAGGAGTTCCGCACCCTGCGCACCCTCGGTGTCCCCTACGGACAGGGCTACCTGTTCGGCGTCCCGACTCCGCTGCCGTCCGGCGAGGGCCGGTTGCCGGGCTGA
- a CDS encoding DoxX family membrane protein produces the protein MAKAGVRSGGGKGQGTDLGLLLARLGPALAAMVAGYPVLFGGPRGWAAAGPAAAALAGVGEPRLWGFLGGAIGFAGGLLLAIGLLARPVAVALAVTALGIGWIAFQGAGLLAAATPMAAALVCAALALLGPGRYALDAR, from the coding sequence ATGGCGAAAGCTGGAGTGAGGAGTGGCGGAGGCAAGGGCCAGGGGACCGACCTCGGTCTGCTGCTCGCCCGACTCGGGCCGGCGTTGGCGGCGATGGTCGCCGGCTACCCGGTGCTTTTCGGCGGCCCGCGGGGGTGGGCGGCGGCGGGTCCCGCTGCCGCGGCACTCGCCGGGGTCGGAGAGCCTCGGCTGTGGGGGTTTCTCGGCGGCGCGATCGGCTTCGCCGGGGGCCTGCTGCTCGCCATCGGCCTGCTGGCTCGTCCGGTCGCCGTGGCGCTCGCCGTCACCGCTCTCGGCATCGGCTGGATCGCCTTTCAGGGCGCCGGCCTCCTCGCGGCGGCGACCCCGATGGCCGCCGCCCTGGTGTGCGCAGCCCTGGCGTTGCTCGGCCCGGGCCGCTACGCGCTCGACGCGCGCTGA
- a CDS encoding M28 family peptidase gives MIPTRPFLLSLALGLLLDGVGARAEIKAPPSFPGEGRLADLRQLTFGGENAEAYWAPDGRELLLQSAHPPFACDQIFRLPIDRPGEMTLVSTGKGRTTCSYFSFPAGDRILYASTHAASEACPAVPSQAEGYVWPIYPEYEIYSAKPDGSDLRRMTDNSAYDAEATVCRRDGSIVFTSTRDGDLELYRMDKDGGNVVRLTHEPGYDGGAFFSEDCTKLVWRASRPRGAALEEYQRLLARHLVRPSRMELWVANADGTEARQVTYLGAASFAPYFSPDGRRILFSSNVGEGRGREFDIWSIGIDGSGLERITSAPGFDGFPIFSPDGTLLAFSSNRVQTAPGETNVYVARWVESPAEPFRGEESAADRIARDVAWLADPAREGRGVGSAGIAQAASFLEGRFRELGLTPAGDAGGYRQTFEAPVEITAGEQTHLSLSGERISASPASLVPLGFSPVQAKVAGEVVLAGYGITSTDPPRDDYRDLDVRGRIVLVRRFVPAGGGFDGEEAERRYGDLRSKARTAREHGAAALLVVDLPETAPADAGKLPDEAPLPKLTIDDLGDAGIPVLAVSRDVAARLLAAPAVQVEVEVALEVRKAATDNVVARLAAGAAVKRPGTVVIGAHYDHLGFGGSRSQLPAERALHPGADDNGSGTAVLLEAARDLVARQREVERDVVFVGFSGEELGALGSAAFTRRPPTSLAVGDFVAMLNLDMVGRLRGNRLALLGGESSPQWKATVEPLCSELELTCILSGDGYGPSDQAPFYAAGVPVLHFFTGAHDDYHRPSDTAATINAAGGARVARLVADATLAVARRTERLEVRAAPAPAAKGDVRATGASLGTVPDFAGDGGTPRPGVLLAAVRAGGPAEKAGIRRGDRLVRLAGREIRDLNDFTFVLRQARPGDPAVAVVEREGRRLELAVIFGEARGRTR, from the coding sequence ATGATCCCGACTCGTCCATTCCTGCTTTCGCTCGCTCTGGGTCTGCTGCTCGACGGGGTCGGAGCGCGCGCAGAGATCAAGGCCCCTCCTTCGTTCCCTGGCGAGGGGCGCCTCGCTGATCTGCGCCAGCTCACCTTCGGTGGCGAGAACGCCGAGGCCTACTGGGCTCCCGACGGCCGCGAGCTGCTCCTGCAGTCGGCTCATCCGCCGTTTGCCTGCGACCAGATCTTCCGGCTGCCGATCGACCGGCCGGGGGAAATGACGCTGGTGTCGACGGGCAAGGGGCGGACCACCTGCTCCTACTTCTCCTTCCCGGCAGGGGACCGCATCCTGTATGCCTCGACCCATGCGGCCAGCGAGGCGTGCCCGGCGGTCCCCTCGCAGGCCGAAGGCTACGTCTGGCCGATCTACCCGGAGTACGAGATCTACTCGGCCAAGCCCGATGGCAGCGACTTGCGCCGGATGACCGACAACTCGGCCTACGACGCCGAGGCGACGGTCTGCCGTCGCGACGGCTCGATCGTCTTCACCTCGACGCGCGACGGCGACCTCGAGCTCTACCGGATGGACAAGGACGGCGGCAACGTCGTTCGCCTGACGCACGAGCCGGGCTACGACGGCGGAGCGTTCTTCTCGGAAGACTGCACCAAGCTCGTCTGGCGCGCGAGCCGCCCGCGCGGGGCGGCGCTCGAGGAGTACCAGCGTCTGCTGGCACGCCATCTCGTGCGGCCGAGCCGCATGGAGCTCTGGGTCGCCAATGCGGACGGCACCGAGGCGCGGCAAGTGACCTACCTCGGGGCGGCGTCGTTCGCTCCCTACTTTTCGCCGGACGGCCGGCGGATCCTCTTCTCGTCGAACGTCGGCGAAGGGCGGGGGCGGGAGTTCGACATCTGGTCGATCGGCATCGACGGCTCCGGGCTCGAGCGCATCACCTCCGCGCCGGGCTTCGACGGCTTCCCGATCTTCTCGCCCGACGGCACGCTGCTCGCCTTCAGCTCGAATCGAGTGCAGACGGCTCCGGGGGAGACCAACGTCTACGTGGCGCGCTGGGTCGAGTCTCCGGCCGAGCCGTTCCGCGGGGAGGAATCGGCGGCCGATCGCATCGCCCGCGACGTGGCCTGGCTCGCCGATCCGGCTCGCGAAGGGCGGGGCGTCGGCTCGGCCGGGATCGCGCAGGCCGCGTCGTTTCTCGAAGGGAGATTCCGTGAGCTCGGCCTCACCCCGGCAGGCGATGCGGGCGGGTATCGCCAGACCTTCGAGGCGCCAGTCGAGATCACTGCGGGCGAGCAGACGCATCTGAGCCTGAGCGGGGAACGGATCTCGGCGTCGCCGGCGAGCCTCGTCCCTCTCGGTTTTTCCCCCGTGCAGGCGAAGGTGGCGGGCGAGGTGGTCCTCGCCGGCTACGGCATCACCTCGACCGATCCGCCGCGCGACGACTACCGGGACCTCGACGTCCGGGGGCGCATCGTCCTGGTGCGACGCTTCGTTCCGGCCGGGGGCGGGTTCGATGGCGAGGAGGCCGAGCGGCGCTACGGCGATCTGCGCTCCAAGGCCCGGACCGCGCGCGAGCACGGCGCCGCCGCGCTCCTGGTGGTCGACCTCCCGGAGACCGCGCCGGCCGACGCCGGAAAGCTGCCCGACGAGGCGCCGCTGCCGAAGCTGACGATCGACGATCTGGGGGATGCGGGGATTCCGGTGCTCGCCGTGTCGCGGGACGTCGCGGCCCGTCTCCTGGCCGCTCCCGCCGTCCAGGTCGAGGTCGAGGTCGCCCTCGAGGTCCGGAAGGCGGCGACGGACAACGTCGTCGCTCGCCTCGCCGCCGGAGCGGCGGTCAAGCGACCGGGGACGGTCGTGATCGGCGCTCACTACGACCATCTCGGTTTCGGCGGCTCGCGCTCGCAGCTTCCCGCGGAACGGGCGCTCCATCCGGGCGCAGACGACAACGGCTCGGGCACCGCCGTGCTGCTCGAGGCCGCTCGCGATCTCGTCGCCCGCCAGCGCGAGGTCGAGCGCGATGTCGTCTTCGTCGGCTTCTCCGGTGAGGAGCTCGGCGCCCTCGGCTCGGCGGCCTTCACCCGGCGTCCGCCCACGTCACTGGCGGTCGGCGATTTCGTGGCGATGCTCAACCTGGACATGGTCGGGCGCCTGCGCGGCAACCGCCTGGCGCTGCTCGGCGGCGAGTCGTCGCCGCAGTGGAAGGCGACGGTCGAGCCGCTCTGCAGCGAGCTCGAGCTCACCTGCATCCTGTCCGGCGACGGCTACGGCCCTTCCGACCAGGCGCCGTTCTATGCCGCGGGCGTCCCCGTCCTCCATTTCTTCACCGGGGCGCACGACGACTACCACCGTCCGTCGGACACCGCGGCGACGATCAACGCCGCTGGCGGCGCGCGCGTGGCCCGCCTGGTCGCCGACGCGACCCTGGCCGTCGCCAGGCGAACCGAGCGACTGGAGGTCCGCGCCGCTCCGGCTCCAGCAGCGAAGGGCGACGTCCGCGCCACGGGCGCCTCACTGGGTACGGTCCCCGACTTCGCCGGCGACGGCGGAACGCCTCGCCCCGGCGTCCTGCTCGCCGCGGTGAGGGCCGGCGGTCCGGCAGAGAAGGCGGGGATCCGCCGCGGCGATCGCCTCGTGCGGCTCGCCGGTCGAGAGATCCGCGACCTCAACGACTTCACCTTCGTGCTCCGCCAGGCACGGCCTGGCGATCCGGCGGTGGCGGTGGTGGAACGAGAGGGGCGCCGGCTGGAGCTCGCGGTGATCTTCGGCGAGGCGCGCGGCCGCACACGCTAG
- a CDS encoding alpha/beta fold hydrolase, whose protein sequence is MPWKTTLDDPAIGPLTITGALAVQPGARALALLVHGLGGSIASSYLLSAAAAAADAGLSSLRLNLRGSDRRGGDYYHAGLTDDLRVALASPEVAAASQVVLLGYSLGGHVVLRYLTEDGVDSRVAAAAAVCAPLDLDAGARAIDAPGRWLYRRYLLNHLGEIYREVARTRPVPIPPSRLRDVRTLREFDRLVIAPRFGFRDAEDYYARASVGPRLALLARPALLVASRHDPMVPAATLVTSLAAAPPQLSVRWADRGGHVGLPPDLDLELDLEPGAPRGVAAQALAWLRREADRASSSPVEPNEGKRPGPAQ, encoded by the coding sequence GTGCCGTGGAAGACCACGCTCGACGATCCGGCGATCGGCCCGCTCACGATCACCGGGGCGCTCGCCGTGCAGCCGGGGGCGCGCGCCTTGGCGCTGCTCGTCCACGGCCTCGGTGGCTCGATCGCGAGCTCGTACCTGCTCTCGGCGGCCGCTGCGGCGGCCGACGCCGGGCTCTCCTCGCTGCGCCTCAATCTCCGTGGCTCGGATCGCCGCGGCGGCGACTACTACCACGCCGGGCTGACCGACGACCTGCGCGTGGCGCTGGCCAGCCCGGAGGTCGCCGCGGCGTCCCAGGTGGTGCTGCTCGGCTACTCGCTCGGCGGACACGTCGTCCTGCGCTACCTGACGGAGGACGGGGTCGACTCACGGGTCGCGGCGGCGGCGGCGGTCTGCGCGCCGCTCGATCTCGACGCCGGAGCCCGGGCGATCGACGCTCCCGGTCGCTGGCTCTACCGGCGCTACCTGCTCAACCACCTCGGCGAGATCTACCGCGAGGTGGCGCGCACGCGTCCGGTGCCCATCCCGCCGTCGCGCCTGCGCGACGTGCGGACGCTGCGCGAGTTCGACCGGCTGGTGATCGCGCCGCGTTTCGGCTTTCGCGACGCCGAGGACTACTACGCCCGGGCGAGCGTCGGGCCGCGACTCGCGCTCCTGGCACGGCCGGCGCTCCTCGTGGCATCCCGACACGACCCGATGGTGCCCGCCGCGACGCTCGTCACCTCGCTCGCCGCCGCTCCGCCTCAGCTCTCCGTCCGTTGGGCCGACCGCGGCGGCCACGTCGGGCTGCCGCCCGACCTCGATCTCGAGCTCGACCTCGAGCCCGGTGCGCCGCGTGGGGTTGCTGCGCAGGCCCTGGCGTGGCTCCGGCGGGAGGCGGATCGAGCCTCGTCGTCCCCGGTCGAGCCGAACGAGGGGAAACGACCCGGGCCGGCGCAGTAG
- a CDS encoding HAMP domain-containing protein: protein MADPLSAGAGSPGAEPPEPRRLGLRSRFVIAIAGLIALVLAGNTYLLVIDARQERRRLVEQRTLSFAKLAVGPLCTAYEVYFSSGQSKFREIVHGLETLNPEIDRLALYDVTGRLLFDSRTHDRTGGDAGSEAADGELLEAIRLLDGSERVVRGRDGREVYRVVVPHVEEWGRHRFTLVAETSFAGLRGAIRSAAARIGFWAALVFSLGIALAVALARLSLRPLELLRRGALDLAEGRLDRRIGLVSGDEFESLAQAFDTMAERLQRSIADLEASNAALSAANQELTELDRLKSDLLANVSHELRTPLTAVQGYSEALSAGLLGPVSNEQKSALEVVQRNLRRLLAMIEELLASARLHQGTLTVLPAPFDLAALVAEEVASLAAAGHAASPVQIDAEPELPLVYADRDRIAQVLVNLIDNALKFTPPDGEVRVALRRRGAEVVVEVADTGIGMPPELVGRVFDRFYQVDPSTKRRYGGLGLGLAIVRDILAAHAVAIEVESEVGRGSTFRFALPLANDAASDRRPRVLVVDASPRFLAAAVTALREAGVAPEAVQTVAAARERLRGGPAVVVLSRLLGDGDAFELLRDPSALGPARVVLRARTRELRLAGSLGAAAVIADDAPLSELVRATLRLAGGSAVESG from the coding sequence ATGGCGGACCCCCTGAGCGCCGGTGCCGGGTCCCCCGGGGCCGAGCCACCCGAGCCGCGCCGCCTCGGTCTGCGCTCGCGCTTCGTCATCGCCATCGCCGGTCTGATCGCCTTGGTGCTGGCGGGCAACACCTACCTCCTGGTGATCGACGCCCGGCAGGAGCGGCGTCGGCTGGTCGAGCAACGCACCCTGTCGTTCGCCAAGCTCGCCGTCGGACCGCTCTGCACCGCCTACGAGGTCTATTTCTCCAGCGGCCAATCGAAGTTCCGCGAGATCGTCCACGGGCTCGAGACGCTCAATCCGGAGATCGACCGGCTGGCGCTCTACGACGTCACCGGCCGGCTGCTCTTCGACAGCCGCACGCACGATCGAACGGGCGGCGACGCGGGGAGCGAAGCGGCCGACGGCGAGTTGCTCGAGGCGATCCGACTTCTCGACGGGAGTGAGCGGGTCGTTCGGGGACGCGACGGGCGGGAGGTCTATCGAGTCGTCGTGCCGCACGTCGAGGAGTGGGGGAGGCATCGTTTCACCCTGGTCGCCGAGACCTCGTTCGCCGGGCTGCGGGGTGCCATCCGCTCCGCCGCGGCGCGCATCGGCTTCTGGGCGGCCCTGGTGTTCTCCCTCGGCATCGCGTTGGCGGTGGCTCTCGCCCGGCTCAGCCTGCGACCGCTCGAGTTGCTGCGGCGCGGGGCGCTCGACCTCGCCGAGGGGCGGCTCGACCGGCGCATCGGCCTCGTCAGCGGGGACGAGTTCGAATCGCTCGCCCAGGCGTTCGACACGATGGCAGAGCGGCTGCAGCGCTCGATCGCCGACCTCGAGGCGAGCAACGCCGCACTCTCCGCCGCCAACCAGGAGCTCACCGAGCTCGACCGGCTGAAGAGCGATCTGCTGGCCAACGTCAGCCACGAGCTGCGCACGCCGCTCACGGCGGTGCAGGGCTACAGCGAGGCACTCTCCGCCGGGCTGCTGGGGCCGGTGTCGAACGAGCAGAAGTCGGCCCTGGAGGTCGTGCAGCGAAACCTGCGACGGTTGCTCGCGATGATCGAGGAGCTCCTCGCCTCGGCGCGCCTGCATCAGGGGACCCTGACCGTCCTGCCCGCCCCGTTCGACCTCGCCGCTCTGGTCGCCGAAGAGGTCGCGTCGCTGGCAGCGGCCGGGCACGCGGCGAGCCCGGTGCAGATCGACGCCGAGCCGGAGCTGCCGCTGGTCTACGCCGACCGGGATCGCATCGCGCAGGTGCTGGTGAACTTGATCGACAACGCCCTGAAGTTCACGCCGCCCGACGGCGAAGTTCGCGTCGCCCTGCGACGTCGCGGCGCCGAGGTGGTCGTCGAGGTCGCCGACACCGGGATCGGGATGCCGCCCGAGCTCGTCGGCCGGGTCTTCGATCGCTTCTACCAGGTCGATCCGTCGACCAAACGACGCTACGGCGGTCTCGGCCTCGGGTTGGCGATCGTGCGCGACATTCTCGCCGCTCATGCGGTGGCGATCGAGGTCGAGAGCGAGGTCGGGCGCGGCTCGACCTTCCGCTTCGCCCTGCCGCTGGCGAACGACGCGGCCTCCGACCGGCGCCCGCGGGTGCTGGTCGTCGACGCATCGCCGCGCTTCCTGGCGGCGGCGGTGACCGCGCTGCGCGAAGCCGGCGTGGCGCCGGAGGCGGTGCAGACGGTGGCGGCGGCGCGCGAGAGGCTGCGGGGAGGGCCGGCGGTGGTCGTCCTCTCGCGCCTGCTCGGCGACGGCGACGCCTTCGAGTTGTTGCGCGACCCGTCGGCGCTCGGACCGGCCCGCGTCGTCCTGCGGGCGCGCACGCGCGAGTTGCGCCTGGCCGGGAGCCTGGGAGCGGCAGCGGTGATCGCCGACGACGCCCCGCTCTCGGAGCTGGTTCGCGCCACGCTTCGCCTGGCCGGCGGGAGCGCCGTAGAATCCGGATGA